The Electrophorus electricus isolate fEleEle1 chromosome 4, fEleEle1.pri, whole genome shotgun sequence region accatcaatTCctatccccctctctttctccctctcttctctttccataCATCCCCAACGTGGTCCTTCTCCTtccgtcgcaatctgcactccatcactccctcttcaCTTACttctattttgtccacccttcctcaccctgactctctctctctgcatacagttacaaatactttctgTTCTACACtctcaatgaatcttctgtgccctctctcctctagatcTGCAAGatcttccccacctgccccctggctaacacaCTCCACTGCCGCAGGACAGAACTGAGGACTGCAGAGGcacggtggaggaaatctcgcgtagattcagacctcagctcataccagtctctcatgtccaagttctcactggaagtaacatttgcaaagtcatcctactacaatttgaatcatcagcatctgatccacacaagcttGTTAGATATGgaagcctttctgtcttcaggcacccaacgtaAGgactctgcctatcagccatgacatgagggtttgaccgcgagctggtcacccgaggtcatccgctccctcttcgtgtctcctttacccctctctctctctctctctctctctctctctctctctctctctctctctctctctctccacacacagaaGCGGCTCATGGCTGCTATGGGAgcagctcgtggctcgttcatgcagagaacatctactGTTTACTAACCTtgcctctttcctttctacatagacccttagaacatgcctcacttttccccatcatcctgtagatttagatagtagatataggacacatatatactctgtgctttcctcaataaagtggaactctcttgactcactaccttggtgtcagtgtctcttgactgcCCCGGATTGATCTGGCTACAGAGgatggagggcagagggtaacttggaggagatcgaacctgacgGACTGGTCACTTTAAACCAGTTTCTAACAAAGCTCTTCacaattttttcttctctccttaaccctCCCCCTCATCTTattcctgaggatttcatcatcTTCTTTGAGAAGGTTGCAACAATCCGACAGTTCTTTTTCTaggttcccactcttccaaccagtgttcattccccTCCATCCAACTCTGTCTTcgttttctcctctctcctcagacaaaattcATCAACTCCTAACTTCCtgcaatccaactacatgtccactggatcccattccttccactctgttccagacgatctcaagagatctgtttcctttcatctcCATCATCAACTCCTTATTCTCTGGACATGtcccaactgcattcaaaactgccagggtggtaccaatcctcaaaaAGACCACACTCGAGAGCTGTAAGAGCTGTAATTggctccaacataaccaattatagaccagtatcacttctctctttcctctcaaaaaccTTTGAACAAGCAGTGTATAATCAATTATTTCTATTCCTcacacagaaccagctgcatgatcccaatcagtctgtctacaaactggcacattcaacagaaacggTACTCATAGCAGTGACGAAGAAACCTCATggtgctaaagctgccaaattGTCACCTGTCTTCAAAGTTGTTTAAAGTTGTACAAGTACACAGcgaaatgaaacaatgttcctccaggaccatgatgcaacacaaaacaaatgcaaaagaCAACACTCTACAggagtgcaaacaatacaaaacagtgcaataataccatacaataaatacaggacaggactaATCCACAATGAACAGGCAGTGCATTCAgttttgattcttctggacctctcggcagcctttgacacagtaaaccgcAACATTCTCTTCtttgttctctccagccttggtgtgactggttttgcatggaaatggtttcagtccctggaactcccaacccttaccatggccaaatgcagactgaagacccatctatttgtggaatatttaaatgatcactgaccctgctcctttgttgactaactgaaagtAGTACTTATtgcagggtattgtttattgcactgatattggctgctcctttgttgactaacaaactctagtacttgttgtttattgcacttatcattgtctgagacAGAGGATgtctgatccctgtatttcaacagaattctagttcattggtatattggactctaacttactgtactgtctaggatgtattctatgagtaaatgacaaagcacttttgtaaatcattctggataagagtatctggtaaataccataaatgtaaatctcacCACTTTTTCTCTAGAAGGCAATAAAATCTCAACGCTTTATCCAAAATCTGCAGAATTAAAGTAACTGATGTGTGCCAGCTCAAAATATAGTACCAGTGTGTAAAATGTTGAGACCTGCACAAGTCAAATATAAGCCTGGTCAAAACTGCTTAAGAATGTGGACTCATGTGAATCAATCCAAAGAAAGGGCCACCTTGTAGCTGTAGCAGATATTTATAGATGAGTTCTTTTGAAACTGTAGTGCTCTGACTTCACATGTGAcaggagaaagaaaattaagTGGTGGAGTTTGTCTTGGAAAGAACCTGTCTGAAGGAGGCTTTGCAAGAAGATCCATAACACGTAGGCTGAAGAACCTTGGGAAGATCGGTCTGAAATGAGCAGTTTTTCTATGTGATTGTCATTATGGCTGACTGTATGAAGAGATCTCACTGTTGTCATCTGTTGACTTCTCACTGCTGACATACACCGATCTGTATTTTAAGCAAGTGAGGAACATTTATAAAGCAAATGACGTGTTGACCAAGGTGCTGCaagaaacattttcccattacCGCTGTCCACTGCTCTAGGTAATAACACACAAATCATGGAATGACATTCCACAACGTTAAAAATTCAGAATctcattttgtaatttgtatCTTCTACCTAAGTGAAACAAATcattgtaatatttgtaatacTTTTTAATTACAATGTAATACTGTATGTCCTGAACTGAAAGGGTGAATACTGTCGGTCTCCCGCCGGTTGCATGATAGTGATGTCACatctgaagccagagcagcacagccttcctctgtgacatcacacaACAGTGGGGAAAATGCCGGTCTTCACCCTTTCACCCTATGGctcaaacccctcccacctgagagagctggaaAGACCTTTGAAAGTGGTAGGTGTgatttctgaatgtttttgagGTGTTCtgccagcagagggagacagtcTGTGAAAATGCAGTAGGAGGGTGTGAACTGGATACATGTTGGGTTTATGTACAGTGCATAAAAAGCAGCCATGAcgtatggttttgttttgggtttttttgtacatagtaaataacaagaaaataaatatatggagCTGTTTACAGCTAGAAAGTCAAGAAATGTACAGTCTGCATATTTGGTTTTaaacagctgctgtttgtttttcagaaagtgaaatacagtatatgctgcatctgttgccatggtaaatGACAATCAATTTACAAAACGACAAATTCAACACATTTTAGCTTACTTTATTGGTTATTTTGCCAATGTAAATTATTGTTTATACAATTGTTTAAACTTAGTCCTTGCTGGtagatgcaaaataaacaatgacattttataCATCAGAATGGccactacataaataaaatgaaatatacaacagtgatattttaaaatagctttcTTTCCCCTCTTCCCCTTTGGGAACAGGATGTTATATGACCCTTTGGTCTTCACGCCCCCTCTGACTTGCCCCTCCGACCTGCCAGGGCCTATATCCagcaaattctctctctctctgtcattatcagcactgcacacagaagACTAGAAACAAAGCgaactctaaaaaaaaaaaagacgacaCAATGACTAACGCTGGTCTGTTGTAGACGCGCAGTGCTTTCGGCAGTTTGCCATTTTCACATGTTGCATCATTTCCAGTGATACTGAACCCCACAACACATATTAACACCTCAACACCACCACCTGCAGCATCTCACTAACTCGTCACAGAATATCTCTGTAACGAATAAGTAATAAACACAACAGGGCAGATATTAAGATAAGCTGTAAGCATTACAGCTAAATAACTGAGGTTTAATTATTTACATCCAgccacaatttatttaaaagaaaactgGAATAACCAGAGCTAACGGCTACACCGAGAACTTTGCAGAAGTGAAAGACTGACACTATCGCTTCTATTCCTCTGAATGTCcacaacacagaaaatgttgTGTGCAGAAAATCcagtttcaaaacacaaagtAACCCAcctgacttaaaaaaaacaaaaacataatagcaaaaacacaaagaggaaGAAGTCAACTgtgcaaaattaaataaatacacaaacaaaagacaatgCAACCGAAAATGCAGCGACTGGTGACCGTATAACAAAACAATGTAAGAAACACCATACAATGTAAACAGTGGAGTGACGAGAATGCATGCAAGGAAAGTACCAGAGCCCCATGCACCAAGTCCCAGTTCTGctaatattaacattatactGAAAATAAGTATAAGAATTATAGGATCTTTAATTCATTCGTTTTAGATTTCACAATTCTAATGACATCAACCATCAAGAATTTTTCTGGTCCGAACACCCGTCTGCTTTCAGACGTGGTTATGCCaaaaaatcacagaaaatgaTATCAGTCGTTGAACATTCACTCACAAGCAATTTCATTTGAGTTAAAACAAAGACTTCAGTGCTTATATGCAGTACCTTCAAAATAACAATCAGTGATTCACAAAGccatatttgtaaacatttttagtaTGTTCCCACTGATTCTGTCTCAAGATCAGTCTTGCTTGTCAGTACAGTTTGAGGAAGATGGGAGAGCACAGGACTAGAACTGATCTCACTACAGCCCTGTCAATCTGACATAGCTGGttaaacacacccacaagcTGGCAATGTGTGTGGTATCAAACAGCATCTATATGCTGGTATAAATGTGTTGTTatgcattgtgtatgtgtgcatgagctgtgggtgtgtgtgtttgtgtataagcTGAAAGTACACAGAGCTGGTTAAAGAAATCTAGCTGTGATTATTTTGGCTGTTGATGACATTTCCACCAGGGGGCGCAATATGAATGGAGTCCAGGATAGGCCTCAAAACTTGACCAAATGGCCtgggaggaaaaagaagaagagacaaACATTGCTGCCTTCAGTCAATGATGAGGAAAACTTAAAAGGCGCCAACTCTGATCCCCCATACTGTATAGTCTTTGTTACTTGGTGAGTTAAATGTACTGCTAAATCTGTCCACAGAGATATCACATTGTGAAGGGAAACCTCAAAgtataaaaacccacacaattCATAATATACATTCTGACACAACACTAGTGACTGGGTGCTGGTTAAATCCGACACAACACTAGTGACTGGGTCCAGGTTCATTCTGACACAACACTAGTGACTGGGTGCAGGTTAATAATGACACAGCACTAGTGACTGGGTCCAGGTTCATTCTGACACAGCACTAGTGACTGGGTCCAGGTTCATTCTGACACAACACTAGTGACTGGGTCCAGGTTCATTCTGACAACACTAGTGACTGGGTCCAGGTTCATTCTGACACAACACTAGTGACCGGGTGCAGGTTCATTCTGACACAACACTAGTGACTGGGTCCAGGTTCATTCTGAAACAACATTAGTGACTGGGTCCAGGTTCATTGTGACACAACACTAGTGACTGGGTCCAGGTTCACTTCTCAGATCACTGCAGAGTGCTAGGTACAGAAGGGTGCCTCAGCGCATGTGTTTTTCACCTAAGGTGTAATTATAACAATGGTGTATGATATTCTGGGTACAACTGCACAAGCTCCTGTGTAACAAGCACCGGTCTATACAGAACCTCTGGtctgtgttaacacacacagtctgtacTAAGCCTCTGGTCTTGGGAGCAGGGCCCGAGCATggagggggtgtggtggggCGGAGCCGTGAGTGTGGAGGGGCGGAGCCGCAAGTGCTGAGGGGCGGGGCTGACAGAGCAGGGAGAAAGCCACGGCTATCTGACTTAATCAGTATTTGTCCTCCAAATATTGGAAAGGTTGAATGTGCCTGGCCAAAATGTCTACTTAACCGCACAGTTCAGGCATAACGTGCAGCAACATCTGAGAATAACAGCTAGCTGAAATGAAACTGTGTACTCCTGGATCAGTGAATACAGCTTTACTCTAGAAAAACTAGGATGTGTTGAGTCTGCTTTGCTAAGCTCATTAATGAGCTCAGACGGGTGCTGGACTGTCTTGGACACCAAAATGCAAAGTGCATGGGGCCATCAGGACCGGGAACAGTACTGTGGGTGCTGTGGTGTTATATAAACTTTGCTGTTTTGCCGTCCTTGACTGTGGCTCACATCAGTAACATGCAAAACAGGGACTTGCAGTCTTGAAGCATGGGAGCTATTTTGGAGTGTTCTAATGCCTCATGCAATATTCATCATCTGCTGTCACTACACACTTTAAACCCTAACAAGTAAATGTTCACATTTCTTCTCAGCCTATACTCACATTAAAATATAACCCTCTCTGCATCTGATGtttctaatatttattttttacacacgctatagtgtgtgtgtgtgtgtgtgtgtgtgtgtgtgtgtgtgtgtgtacttaaacACCACACTTACGTGGAGAGCACCTCAGATGGCAGGTCTGTGATGTAGGAAGGAATTTTCCTACCAGTCAGAAACTGAGCCACTTCATTCGTAAAGGTATTACAGTTGTGCTCAAACAGCCTGTACCTCTCCCCTCTGTGCACAGAGAGAATATAACACATCCTGTTGCCAAGCAAAACACACTTATCCATATCTACAATTGCCTAAATATAAGTTATCCATtgcccacacacatacctgtatGTGGTCTCCCCAAGAGAGGACAGGTAGTCCATGAAAATCTCCTCTGTCACCTCAGTGTTCCCCAGATCCACGACTGTATCTGGTGGGCCTAGCATTGTCCccccctgcaaaaaaaaaaaaaaattaaaaacacatacacacacgcgcacacacacacacacacacacacacacacacatacacagtgctTCATCTAAATCTTAATTTCTATAACATGCAGAAATGCAGTGAGTCTTACAAAGCAGTGACAGTAGGACCCAAGTTGCCATGTATAAGCGACCACAAAACCCTTCAAGTGTGCAGCAGCTGTGCGAGGTAAGATTTACCGGTGGACAGCTGGAGATGCCCACGCCACCAAAGAAAAACTCTTCCCCGTAAACCACTATGGACGTATGCCTGCCGATACACGCAGAAACGTGATGAGGAAACCGCGGCTGAAACGGCTGTCACCCCGCAGTTATCAGCAGGAAATGCCACAGAACGGAATTCGGTTGTGTGATAGGGTGCTTTCCGTAACAACTTACCAAATCCCGTCGAGTTGCTTCCCTGcaaaaataaagtaaacaagtaaacGTTTTTTTGCGAAATAACGCAATAAGCCAAATTATAGTTTACTTATCAAATTAATATAATAGAACAACGGTCAACGTCCTTGATACTATTTTGACTAGTTTTAATCCGAACGTACCAGAAATTTGCCGCTTGCTATTACAATCGAGTGCGAGTTTTTCTAAGCGAAAGcaaatgtatatattctatTATAAACCATTGTACTAAAATTATGTAACTAAATCCATAGGTCGTAACAGTCCTCCGACATTTCCAGCGTTGGATAAGCGCAGCGGCTCTGCGGGGAGCGCCATGTCTTCGACATCCTGGCGCATAACGCACTGCAACAGAGCTATGGCGACTGTAAACGgcgtttaataataataataataataataataataataataataataatcccatTGCCATGGTCGTCAAAAGCCACATAAACGTGCTACCCTAGCTACCTACCCATCGTTAGACATCTAGGTTAACATCCGTGGCTACTCACCTAGCATTATAGGACTCAGCTGGCGCGCCATCCCCCTCGACAGATCATAAATGTAAAGCTGTACGGGGAACACTGTGCTGTTTCGATCcatgtgtgtcctgtctgaCGAAGATTACTGGGCCACTATAACAGGTGTCTGTGCTGTTATGACACCGCTGCTTTCTAGCTAGCTGACCTTAGCTACCTTAGCCGAAAGGCGAAACGGTGATTACTACTACGACCCACGCAAGCTACCGGCTCTTGCAGCAGAATCTTAGTTTGGTGTCTTCTGCGGTATCTGAGGTGTATCCAATTCTTCAAAATCACTGACACAGTTTAGAAAAGCTAACAGGACCGATAAGTGCCAGTAGCCCCCACACATTCATCGTAAACACATGAGCAAGTGTGTTGTAGCGCCCCCTGACGGTCAACGGCTTGAAGGGTTTGTGTGTCACTCATTGCAGCTTATCAAACACTGTTGAGTGGTCACAGCAACACTTCGGGTTTACTTATCATTTAGACTTCAGCAAATTTCCCTTCAACACTTTCTCAGACAATGACAGCTTGTTTCCACTTAGATTTGGCAACATCGTCTTCGTGCTACGACTACTAGCACGAATAACAATACATAACATTATTCACTTGTTCCTTTGTCACGTCTTACACGGTATGCAGAACCACATCCTTAATACGATCGAGCAAAAGAAGACGTAACGAAGCAACAGCATTACAGCTTAGTCACGGTTTCAGCAGAGCGTGGGTGTAACAGGACTCCAGCGGGCTCGGAAACCATCGCTACAGGCGACACTGGCTCCTCTGTGAAGAGCTGAAGAGCTCGAAGTGGATGTTCCACGGAGTAAATAAACACGTGACCCGAAACGAGGAAAGCACGTCGGAGGAACTGTAGCGTTTAAAGTGCCCTGGAGTCCCAGTTACGCACTCacgagaacccccccccccccctcctcccccgtGCCCTTACACGCACGAGGACTGTCCCACCTTTTCCCGTCAACATTCGGGCTGCAGCTCACGCGCTTTCATCCGCGCGCGGGCTCTCGCGGCGAGCTGGGCACGGTGCAGCGGAGGAAAGGGACGCGCGCTCGGAGCGTGCACTCTCCGGGCGCGCGCCGAGGCGGAGAGCGCGTGGATGTGTCGCAGATTTTAAAACTCCGGAGCAATGGCTCGGACGTTCCGAAGAGCGCCAGGAACGCACGCGGGCTGAAGCGGCTGGACGCGCGTGTGCGTAAAGGGCGAAGCGTTCCTCTCTCGAGCAGGCGTTCCACGGTCGAGCTTCAGCTTATCTGCGAGCACGCGAGGAGCGGGGAGAGCACAAACTCCAGTCGCGTCCTTCCCGCGGCGCTGGATGAGCTCGCCAAAATGGAGCTGTCATCAATTGGAGAGCAAGTGTTTGCGGTTGAATCAATAACAAAGAAGAGAGTTAGAAAGGTACGAACTCGGCGaattattcttaaaaaaatacaactgcTTTCAAGCATAACGAGCAACGTTTTACAACGGGTGACGTTTACTTTCTGTTTCGTTGGGAATTTTTAGAACTAAACTACAGGACACTTTTCCTTGAATGCTCTTGTTGTGGAATAAACAACCACAGAAATGTTAATGACTCTGCAGGAATGATGATTGGAACTTTTTGTTACCACACTTTTAGAGTGCAAAATATCTAACACCGATACATGCGGAGAGCTATTCTGGCTTCGTTGTGCGAAGTTAAAGTGTATTTTGTACAGTATCTTGCATGAATTCAGCGTGCAATAAGGCGAGGGGGTGTGTGAAAGCACGGCGCGTGTCATCGCTATCGGTGTGCGTGCATAGGTCGAAACATCGGCGCGTTCTCCCAGCGCGGTCAACGATTAGTGGCTACGCAGTTTATTTACACGCACAGAGGGTCAAGGATAGCCGAAGGATGAAGCATCCTTCATAACTCAGCGTAACCCTGAAATAATTTACTACAATTCGCGACAGATGGACGTGAAAGTGTATGCGTATATGTAATTTAGTGCAGAAATCTAATTTAATGTTAAAGTTAAAGAGACTGAAAGCGGTAACTCGGGGGTAGGTGCTAATATTCCTGTGTAAACGCCTGACACGGGTTGTTGGTTGAGGAGATGTAACATGCCGTAATAGCCGATGACTAAGATCATGACTAACACTGCATGTGCACGCGGATTTCGCTTCGTTCGCTCGAGCAGGAGGGGAAGACCTTCGGCGCTTTACACGTTGCGCAATGACAGTTGTTTACATGTTTCCATGGCCCCACCTATCTCCATCCCATAAATGTTCTAGAAACTCCTGTTTTATTGAACTCGCGAGCACACCCCTGCACGGCATCACGTCACCACCACAGCCACCAGTAGTCTAGCGAGCACGGGCGCCTACGTCATTCTCCATCATCTCCGTTTCAAAATACTACTGCGAACGTTCGGTGCCGAATTCACGTCTTAAAGGGCCACGCACACTTTTACATAATGCACGAGCCGCTGTTAAATGCCCCGTGCTCTGTGAGCACGCGTGACGTCAAAGCCTCATCTGGCGCTGTCTCTTTCTCGTCTCTCCCAGGGAAATGTGGAGTACTTGCTGAAGTGGCAGGGCTGGCCCCCTAAGTAAGTAGAAAGGAGTAATAGTAGTTTGTGCCTCGCACCCTACCAAATACACACTCTTAGACAACAGTTAGTTTGCAGTTGTTTAACAAAGAAAACTAAATAAGGTCACGTCGCCAATGCTGTGAGTAACTCTGACGTCTGCTGTGTCTTAGTAAATCCGTGTGTAAGATTGTGACCCCAGCCTGTAGCACGGGTAGTTCAGCTGCCTGTGTGGTGTCACGTCAGCTGTACCCTCCAGAGGAGCACAGTCTCACGTTCttggatgtgagtgtgttgacgactctggctgtgtgtttgacagatATAGCACGTGGGAGCCCGAGGACAACATCCTGGACCCACGGCTCGTTCTTGCCTTCGAAGAGAAGTGAGTGAATACCGATCACACGCTGCTACCTTGTCTGTGAACACTGATCACATGTCACTACCCTGTCTTGTTTCTCTCACTGATGAAGTCTTTTCCTTCTCGTTCTCTCTGCCTGgccatctctctctgctcctgctctgtgtgtgtgtgtgtgtgtcagggaggaGCGAGACCGGGCCCAGGCCCATAGGAGGAAAGGTCTGCGACCCCGTCGACTCATCTTGCGGGTAGGAAGCACGTCTGCAACCCAACActtaaatgtttgtataatcACATGGTCACATGAATGCACCGCATCTGTTTGGTTTACACTGTAATGGAAGCAGAGCTACATTTGCTGTAAACACTGCTTTAGAACTGTGTCTGAAGGGGAACCCACAGCAAAGCTTAGTTTTCTAGGactttgcatgtttctttgtaAATCAAAGTACTTTTAGAAATGTGAATCTAATTtcagtatttgttttatttatctttcatTCTATTCTTTATTTGGTTAACCGTGTAGAACATCTACACCATGGAGCTAAGAAGTGCTCACAAAGCTCCAGAGAAACCTGCTCCCCGAATCCGTTTGTCGCTCACCCGCTCTGTGGGGGCGGAGCTAGAGCACAGTGGGCGGCGCTGCAGGATTGGGGAAGGCAGAGTCAAGCACCAGCGCCTAGAGAAGCGAAAGAGCAGGCAATGTGTATCTAGACACACTGCGGACAACACTGAAAATCCACGGCAACGAACTCTGACCCATAAAAAAGACAGTACGGAGGAGGAgtgggaggaggagaaagagcaagagaagaaaaagaggaagacagaaaaagacgATGAGAAAACAGACGAGCATCGGGACATTCCAAGTGGTATGTGTAGCATGGCATTGGCATGACAACTGttgctaagatactatgcatgTAGCATGCACTGGGGTCACAGAAGCCATGCTGAACCTCAGAGCTGTCACGACTCAGAGTTGGCGCTCTGTAAGCTAAATACAGATCGCACACAGCGCTGAACACAGCAGGCACATGGAGAAAACTACCAGTGacagagcagctctgtgctctgGTTCTCACAGACCAAATTTAGATCTTCAGTACCAAAGCACAGCAGGACATTGCAGACAGAGCTGCCATTCGTAGAGCAGCTGTGAAATGAATTCCCCCACTATAGATGGACAGACCTGCACTATGAAATGTAGCTCTGTCTGAACATTGTGCAGGTTGCACCCTGCTGGGCATGTTTCGGTTCTTTTAGAAGTAAAACAGCGTCACCTATGAAAGTTCACAAAGCTAGTTTCTTACTGCTTCCTTACCAAAGCTTCTCTGTTTCCCTCAGCTCAagagaagacagaagacagCACCTTTTCAGCCGAACAGAACGTCACCGCCATGGCCAACCAAACCGAGCATCACTCTTCCACGCATGATTATGGGGAGGACTCAGCCAAGGATTCTAGTGACGGGACATGCTCGGCTCCAACAGTGACAGACAAATCAGCAAGtgacaccatcacagacacacacgagcAGGGGCCAATCACAGACGGGTCAGAGATCAGAGTCTCGGCACTGGAGTTACACGATCACACTACGACCCACCAGTCGACGAAGACCAGTTCAGAAGCAGTTCTTACAGCAAAAGAAGGGAGTGCGATTGACAGGGGCCAGAATCGAGTCTCGGTCATAGCTGTGCGACACTTGATTGACagctgtgggcggggccaggcaAAAGAGACCGCTGAGACTGAATGCTCAACAGCCAAACTGAAGGAAGAGACGGGTGAGGATGAGGGCACAGCAGAGTATATGACTACCTTACAGCTGAGCACAGAGGTCAGGACCAACCAATCACAAGCTTCCGAGAGCTCACAGCATCCTGGAAAGGTGATCGTGACTGAGGTGACCATTAACTCGCTAACTGTGACGTTTAAGGAGGCCGTGTCAGCCGAGGGCTTCTTCAGTGGCTGTGAGCTCCAGGTGTGAGAGGCGAGAGGATGGCAGAACGCTAACAGAGCTAACAGTGAACAACAAGATGGAGAACACAATTCACGAGTAACGCTTACTGACACAGACTAACTTTGATTAGCAAGGTTAGCATCTTTGGGTGAAGTTTTTATTGGGAGAGGAAGCAACATTGGACCAGTTGTCTTTGTAGTGAAGCCAGT contains the following coding sequences:
- the desi1a gene encoding desumoylating isopeptidase 1a isoform X3, with product MLTGKGKQLDGIWHTSIVVYGEEFFFGGVGISSCPPGGTMLGPPDTVVDLGNTEVTEEIFMDYLSSLGETTYRGERYRLFEHNCNTFTNEVAQFLTGRKIPSYITDLPSEVLSTPFGQVLRPILDSIHIAPPGGNVINSQNNHS
- the desi1a gene encoding desumoylating isopeptidase 1a isoform X2 codes for the protein MLLLRYVFFCSIVLRMWFCIPWKQLDGIWHTSIVVYGEEFFFGGVGISSCPPGGTMLGPPDTVVDLGNTEVTEEIFMDYLSSLGETTYRGERYRLFEHNCNTFTNEVAQFLTGRKIPSYITDLPSEVLSTPFGQVLRPILDSIHIAPPGGNVINSQNNHS
- the desi1a gene encoding desumoylating isopeptidase 1a isoform X1; its protein translation is MDRNSTVFPVQLYIYDLSRGMARQLSPIMLGKQLDGIWHTSIVVYGEEFFFGGVGISSCPPGGTMLGPPDTVVDLGNTEVTEEIFMDYLSSLGETTYRGERYRLFEHNCNTFTNEVAQFLTGRKIPSYITDLPSEVLSTPFGQVLRPILDSIHIAPPGGNVINSQNNHS
- the cbx7a gene encoding chromobox homolog 7a, with protein sequence MELSSIGEQVFAVESITKKRVRKGNVEYLLKWQGWPPKYSTWEPEDNILDPRLVLAFEEKEERDRAQAHRRKGLRPRRLILRNIYTMELRSAHKAPEKPAPRIRLSLTRSVGAELEHSGRRCRIGEGRVKHQRLEKRKSRQCVSRHTADNTENPRQRTLTHKKDSTEEEWEEEKEQEKKKRKTEKDDEKTDEHRDIPSAQEKTEDSTFSAEQNVTAMANQTEHHSSTHDYGEDSAKDSSDGTCSAPTVTDKSASDTITDTHEQGPITDGSEIRVSALELHDHTTTHQSTKTSSEAVLTAKEGSAIDRGQNRVSVIAVRHLIDSCGRGQAKETAETECSTAKLKEETGEDEGTAEYMTTLQLSTEVRTNQSQASESSQHPGKVIVTEVTINSLTVTFKEAVSAEGFFSGCELQV